The Streptomyces kanamyceticus genome window below encodes:
- a CDS encoding TerD family protein encodes MSFWDGLWRGRSMDYESGSAATNSIELTKRHPTVSLSKQGAATGNLRVNLSWQMRTSDLLGKQRGGGLRHPFQMFRPEPVQAHTQSMVNVDLDLGCLYELTSGEKGVVQPLGHFFGSLNSPPYVQGSGDDRFGSGSGETLYVNLDHRESIKRLLVFVYIYDQTPAFDRTHAKVTLYPSNGPRIEIDLDERQPQARSCAVVSVENVKGELVVRREVKFVYGFQAELDRLYGWGLQWGRGYKSKVG; translated from the coding sequence ATGTCCTTCTGGGACGGTCTGTGGCGTGGGCGTTCGATGGATTACGAATCGGGCAGCGCCGCGACCAACTCCATCGAACTGACCAAACGACACCCGACGGTCTCGCTCAGCAAACAGGGCGCGGCCACCGGCAACCTGCGCGTCAACCTCTCCTGGCAGATGCGCACCTCCGACCTCCTCGGCAAGCAGCGCGGCGGCGGTCTGCGGCACCCCTTCCAGATGTTCCGGCCCGAGCCGGTCCAGGCGCACACGCAGAGCATGGTCAACGTCGACCTCGACCTCGGCTGTCTGTACGAACTGACCAGCGGCGAGAAGGGCGTGGTGCAGCCGCTGGGGCACTTCTTCGGGAGCCTCAACTCGCCGCCGTACGTGCAGGGCAGCGGCGACGACCGGTTCGGTTCCGGGTCGGGCGAGACGCTCTACGTCAATCTCGACCACCGCGAGTCGATCAAGCGGCTGCTGGTGTTCGTGTACATCTACGACCAGACGCCCGCCTTCGACCGCACGCACGCCAAGGTCACGCTCTACCCCAGCAACGGCCCCCGGATCGAGATCGACCTGGACGAGCGCCAGCCGCAGGCCCGCTCGTGCGCCGTGGTCTCCGTCGAGAACGTCAAGGGCGAGCTGGTGGTGCGCCGCGAGGTGAAGTTCGTCTACGGCTTCCAGGCGGAGCTCGACCGGTTGTACGGCTGGGGCCTGCAGTGGGGCAGGGGCTACAAGTCGAAGGTGGGCTGA
- a CDS encoding DUF475 domain-containing protein, which translates to MLLKTFGWSFAVTALGLVAAVFYGGWTGFGVVAILSILEISVSFDNAVVNAGILKKMNAFWQKIFLTIGVLIAVFGMRLVFPVAIVAISAKIGPIEAVRLALNDKDKYQQLVTDAHPSIAAFGGMFLLMIFLDFIFEDRDIKWLSWIERPLAKLGKVDMLSVCIALIVLMITAMTFATNAHQHGGAHVDKAQTVLIAGIAGLITYLIVGGLSGFFENKLEENEEREHEEEEEAKKSGKKVPAVVMAGKAAFFMFLYLEVLDASFSFDGVIGAFAITNDIVLMALGLGIGAMYVRSLTVYLVRQGTLDDYVYLEHGAHYAIGALAVILLVTIQYEIHEVITGSVGVLLIAWSFYSSVRRNRALAAAEGKAGAGEKPEVSSGV; encoded by the coding sequence GTGCTTCTGAAAACCTTCGGCTGGTCGTTCGCGGTCACCGCGCTCGGCCTGGTGGCCGCGGTGTTCTACGGGGGGTGGACCGGGTTCGGCGTAGTGGCGATCCTGTCCATCCTCGAGATCTCGGTGTCCTTCGACAACGCGGTGGTCAACGCCGGGATCCTGAAGAAGATGAATGCCTTCTGGCAGAAGATCTTCCTCACCATCGGTGTGCTGATCGCCGTCTTCGGCATGCGGCTCGTGTTCCCCGTCGCGATCGTGGCCATCAGCGCCAAGATCGGTCCGATCGAAGCCGTGCGGCTCGCGCTCAACGACAAGGACAAGTACCAGCAGCTGGTGACCGACGCTCACCCGTCGATCGCCGCGTTCGGTGGCATGTTCCTGCTGATGATCTTCCTCGACTTCATTTTCGAGGACCGTGACATCAAGTGGCTGAGCTGGATCGAGCGTCCGCTCGCCAAGCTCGGCAAGGTCGACATGCTGTCGGTCTGCATCGCGCTCATCGTGCTCATGATCACCGCGATGACCTTCGCCACCAACGCCCACCAGCACGGCGGCGCGCACGTGGACAAGGCACAGACAGTCCTCATCGCGGGTATCGCGGGTCTGATCACGTATCTCATCGTGGGCGGCCTGTCCGGCTTCTTCGAGAACAAGCTCGAGGAGAACGAGGAGCGCGAGCACGAGGAGGAGGAAGAGGCCAAGAAGAGCGGCAAGAAGGTTCCTGCTGTCGTGATGGCGGGCAAGGCCGCGTTCTTCATGTTCCTCTACCTCGAGGTCCTGGACGCGTCGTTCTCCTTCGACGGCGTCATCGGCGCCTTCGCGATCACCAACGACATCGTCCTGATGGCCCTCGGCCTCGGCATCGGCGCCATGTACGTCCGTTCGCTCACGGTCTACCTGGTCCGCCAGGGCACCCTCGACGACTACGTCTACCTGGAGCACGGCGCGCACTACGCGATCGGTGCCCTCGCCGTGATCCTCCTGGTCACGATCCAGTACGAGATCCACGAGGTGATCACCGGATCCGTCGGTGTCCTCCTGATCGCCTGGTCCTTCTACTCGTCCGTGCGCCGCAACCGCGCGCTGGCGGCGGCGGAGGGAAAAGCGGGGGCGGGCGAGAAGCCTGAGGTCTCGTCCGGGGTCTGA
- a CDS encoding TerD family protein — MTHAMLKGSNVPLEATAVRAVLRWTPGQGVPDVDASALLLGGEGRVRSDEDFVFYNQPRHPAGKVWRLGKKRVTEGLTDTIQTDLAGLDPAVSRVLIAASAEGVSFQHVPALRILLYDAALADAEPLAYFDITPQTGEETALICGELYRRGEGWKFRALGEGYSNGLEGLASDFGISVDDTDSAGSQPPVSLPQPPASFPLPPRQPAHQPSIAQPAPQTAPQPAYGYPPAPPRHPAPQPAYGYPPAAPTQPTPIVSAAPVAQPSYGYPQPVAQMPDPNFRLPPQGPQFLPR, encoded by the coding sequence ATGACGCACGCGATGCTGAAGGGGTCGAACGTCCCGCTCGAAGCCACGGCGGTCCGCGCCGTGCTGCGCTGGACCCCGGGCCAGGGCGTGCCCGACGTGGACGCCTCCGCGCTGCTCCTGGGCGGCGAAGGACGGGTCCGCTCCGACGAGGACTTCGTCTTCTACAACCAGCCGCGGCACCCCGCGGGCAAGGTCTGGCGGCTCGGCAAGAAGCGGGTGACCGAGGGTCTTACCGACACCATCCAGACGGATCTGGCGGGCCTGGACCCGGCCGTGAGCCGGGTGCTCATCGCCGCGTCCGCGGAGGGCGTCTCCTTCCAGCACGTACCGGCGCTGCGCATCCTGCTGTACGACGCGGCGCTCGCCGACGCCGAGCCGCTCGCGTACTTCGACATCACCCCGCAGACCGGCGAGGAGACCGCGCTGATCTGCGGGGAGCTCTACCGGCGCGGCGAGGGCTGGAAGTTCCGGGCCCTGGGCGAGGGGTACTCCAACGGGCTCGAAGGCCTGGCGTCGGACTTCGGGATCTCGGTGGACGACACGGACTCCGCCGGGTCCCAGCCGCCCGTCTCGCTCCCCCAGCCGCCCGCCTCGTTCCCGCTGCCGCCGCGGCAGCCCGCGCACCAGCCCTCGATCGCCCAGCCCGCCCCGCAGACGGCCCCGCAGCCCGCGTACGGCTATCCGCCCGCGCCGCCCCGGCACCCGGCGCCCCAGCCCGCGTACGGCTACCCTCCGGCGGCTCCCACGCAGCCGACGCCGATCGTCTCCGCGGCGCCGGTCGCACAGCCCTCGTACGGCTATCCGCAGCCGGTCGCCCAGATGCCGGACCCGAACTTCCGGCTGCCTCCGCAGGGGCCGCAGTTCCTGCCCCGCTGA